The SAR324 cluster bacterium genome contains the following window.
AAGACTTACTTGATGAGCAGCGGATTGATGCTGCATATAAGCAGTTTGATCTGGGACTTGAGTTGAAATCTGAATATGGACCTGCTCTAGCAGGCAAAGCGCTTGTCCTTACTCTCCAATCACAACAAGTCGGATTGGAGCCTGAAAAAGCTTCAGAACTACTTGAGGAATCTGAGAATTTATTGGAAAAAGCCCTTAGCAAAGCAGAGGGCCCAAGTGAGGAGCTCTCTGTTCAGTTGTTGGCAATGCGTGCTATTACAGCCAGAGCAGAGGGAGATGACTGGATCGATGATGTTGAAGATCATTTTAATAACGCTCTGGAGATTTTTGAAGACCACCCCGATCTACAGGCAAGCAAGGCAGAACCCTGGTATTATTGGGGCCAATCTAATGAGAAAGCTTTGAGATTTGAGGAGGCCCAGAATGCTTTCATCCAAGTACTTGAGTTGAATCGTGGTTTTACTAGAGAAGCTAATCGTGCAATCGAGCAACTGAACAAAATTGTCCGCGCTCAACCAGGTACAAGGCATGGACGTGAGCTTGCGATGATTGAACAAATTACTCGTGCTGATATGGCAGCGTTGTTGATGCAAGAACTTAAATTAGCTGATCTTTACAGCAGAAATGCACCTGAGCAAAGGGAAGAGCTAAAGTTTGAATCTCCAACAAAAGATTTTATTCCTCCTGGCGAAAGCAAAATAGAACGGCCGCTGGCATCTGATATCTCAGATCATCCATTGCGCGAAGATATTGAAACAGTTCTTAAACTTCAGGTGCGAGGCCTGGAATCTAACCCTCAATTCCTCTTTTTCCCAAATAAAGAGATCACTAGGGCTGAGTATGCTTTGATGTTGGAAGATGTACTTATTCAAGTAACGCAAGATTCAGCTCAATCCACTAGATTTGTAGGGGACACCTCACCGTTTGTGGATGTTCGGCCAGACGCATACTACTACAACGCTGCGCGCACCCTTGTTTCAAGAAATATTATGCAGCTGCAAGACAAGGTTCGTGGTGAATTTGGTCCTGATCGAGCGGTTTCTGGTGCTGATGCGCTCTTGAGTTTGCGCCTTCTCAAAGACGAACTACAGCGCTTTGTAAGATCTCCGAGCAGTTGATGAGATATGAATTGCAATGTACTGGTTGTTGATGACGAGCGAAGTATTCGTTGGGTCCTAGAAAAAACCATCTCTCGAGCCAGTGCAACGCCTCACATTGCTTCCAATCTCCAAGAAGCACTGGAAATTCTAGAAAGCCAATCCATAGACATGGCATTTGTTGATATTCACCTGCAACAGGAGAATGGGCTGGCTTTCACTGAAGAGATTTTGAAGCGATTCCCTGCCTTGTTGATTACGGTGATGACCGGTCAGAACACAATGTTCAACACGGTAGAGGCCATGAAGAAAGGGGCTTTTGAGTACATCACGAAGCCATTTGACATCCAAGAGGTAGAGGAAATCCTCGAAAGAGGCCAACATCTTATTAGAAGTCACAGAGACGACCGCAAAAGCCAACTTCAACTTACCCACCGCGAAGAACTAGAATTACTGATCGGAAGAAGCCGTGAAATGCGTGACATCTTCAAGTTGATTGGTAGAGTAGCTGCAACCCATCTGACCGTACTAATTCTAGGAGAGAGTGGGACAGGCAAAGAATTGATTGCACGTTCCATTCATTCACATTCCGACCGTTCAGAAGCACCATTCGTTGCGATGAATTGTGCAGCAATCCCAGGGGAATTACTAGAATCCGAGTTATTTGGTCATGAAAAGGGGGCTTTCACTGGGGCTGTTGATCGCAAACGTGGAAAATTGGAGCTTGTAGGCCGAGGAACTCTTTTTCTTGATGAAATTGGAGACATGCCAATAAAGCTGCAGGCAAAGCTGTTAAGAGTTCTACAAGAGCGACAGTTTGAGCGGGTGGGAGGTAGTGAGTTGATCCCCGCTACCATGCGAGTGATTGCGGCTACACACCGGCAATTAAACAAGATGATTGCGGAACAGGAATTCCGTGCGGATCTTTTCTACCGGTTAAGCGTGTTCCCCATTAATGTGCCCTCGCTCAGAGAACATCGTGAGGACATCCCGCTGCTGGTAGAACATTTCCTGAAAAAAGGCCGTCAAGAATTAGCAGTAGGACGAAAGTGTATTACAGAGGAGACGATGGAGATTCTTCAAAAATATTCTTGGCCAGGAAATATCAGAGAATTAGAAAATGTAGTCAAAAGTTTAATGATTACCAACGTGAGTGAAATCATTAACAAAGATGCACTTCCACATAATCTGCTAAGACAAGCCCCACTCCCAGAATATGAAGAGACACTGGAAGAATTGGCCTACAAAAAACTTCATATTGTGATTCCTGAATTTGTTCATCAGCAAAGAGAGGATTTGATGGACGTCGTTCTTCACCAGATAGAAAGACCCTTATTGCAATTGTTGTTGGAAGAAACTCGGTGGAACCAACAGAGGGCTGCTCGTATTCTGGGGATCAACAGAAATACTCTTCGCAAAAAAATTGAGATTTTACAGGTAAGAAGACTCAGTTCCTCAAATAGCCAATAGATGAAAATGCTCAATCGAGTTTTACAAACCATCCATCAGAGAATTGCATCAGGTGAAACTGACTCTTCTTATGTAGCATCCCTTGTTCAAAAAGGAGAAGATAAGATTCTGAAGAAAATTGGTGAAGAAGCCACAGAATTAGTTTTGGCTGCTAAAGGTCAAGATCGTGCTGCCTTGGTGCATGAATTGACTGACCTCTGGTTTCATTGCCTTGTCTTGATGGCCGAAAAAGAAATATCCTTAGAAGATATTGATAATGAACTAAAGAGCCGTTTCGGCCAATCAGGAATTGAAGAGAAAGCTTCTCGCAACAAACCCTGATCATTTTCTGTTGTTCCACCC
Protein-coding sequences here:
- a CDS encoding sigma-54 dependent transcriptional regulator yields the protein MNCNVLVVDDERSIRWVLEKTISRASATPHIASNLQEALEILESQSIDMAFVDIHLQQENGLAFTEEILKRFPALLITVMTGQNTMFNTVEAMKKGAFEYITKPFDIQEVEEILERGQHLIRSHRDDRKSQLQLTHREELELLIGRSREMRDIFKLIGRVAATHLTVLILGESGTGKELIARSIHSHSDRSEAPFVAMNCAAIPGELLESELFGHEKGAFTGAVDRKRGKLELVGRGTLFLDEIGDMPIKLQAKLLRVLQERQFERVGGSELIPATMRVIAATHRQLNKMIAEQEFRADLFYRLSVFPINVPSLREHREDIPLLVEHFLKKGRQELAVGRKCITEETMEILQKYSWPGNIRELENVVKSLMITNVSEIINKDALPHNLLRQAPLPEYEETLEELAYKKLHIVIPEFVHQQREDLMDVVLHQIERPLLQLLLEETRWNQQRAARILGINRNTLRKKIEILQVRRLSSSNSQ
- a CDS encoding S-layer homology domain-containing protein, encoding MCIRWQVSILFIIISLIALNGCNKDQGPRPSQGTLDNPSFHVMRGKDLLDEQRIDAAYKQFDLGLELKSEYGPALAGKALVLTLQSQQVGLEPEKASELLEESENLLEKALSKAEGPSEELSVQLLAMRAITARAEGDDWIDDVEDHFNNALEIFEDHPDLQASKAEPWYYWGQSNEKALRFEEAQNAFIQVLELNRGFTREANRAIEQLNKIVRAQPGTRHGRELAMIEQITRADMAALLMQELKLADLYSRNAPEQREELKFESPTKDFIPPGESKIERPLASDISDHPLREDIETVLKLQVRGLESNPQFLFFPNKEITRAEYALMLEDVLIQVTQDSAQSTRFVGDTSPFVDVRPDAYYYNAARTLVSRNIMQLQDKVRGEFGPDRAVSGADALLSLRLLKDELQRFVRSPSS
- a CDS encoding phosphoribosyl-ATP diphosphatase, which gives rise to MKMLNRVLQTIHQRIASGETDSSYVASLVQKGEDKILKKIGEEATELVLAAKGQDRAALVHELTDLWFHCLVLMAEKEISLEDIDNELKSRFGQSGIEEKASRNKP